The proteins below come from a single Paludibacter jiangxiensis genomic window:
- the purH gene encoding bifunctional phosphoribosylaminoimidazolecarboxamide formyltransferase/IMP cyclohydrolase has protein sequence MSERKPIKTAFVSVYHKDKLDVIIRELHAQGVAFISTGGTQTFIESLGIPCQAVENLTGYPSIFGGRVKTLHPKVFGGILYRRDEAGDLDQVAQYEIPTIDLVIVDLYPFSQTVASGAAEQDIIEKIDIGGISLIRAAAKNFNDVIIVASQAQYQPLLDVITENGASTTLKERKFFAKEAFAVSSGYDSAIFNYFDGNDGSYFRAADDNAKVLRYGENPHQQGVFYGDFDAMFEQLQGKEISYNNLLDIDAAVNLINDFDEVTFAILKHNNACGIASRPAVIDAWKAALESDPVSAFGGVLVTNAVIDKATAEEITKIFFEVIIAPDYDVDALEILTQKKNRIILVQKDAKLPTKQSRTVLNGILVQDKDTKIETEEDLKVVTKKAPTAAEVEDLLFANKVVKHSKSNSIVLAKNKQLCASGVGQTSRVDALNQAVEKAQNFKMELQGAVMASDAFFPFPDCVQIANEAGITAVIHPGGSIRDNDSVEACDANGQSMVMTGFRHFKH, from the coding sequence ATGAGCGAAAGAAAACCTATTAAAACAGCCTTTGTATCAGTCTATCACAAAGACAAATTAGATGTTATCATCCGTGAATTACATGCACAGGGTGTCGCATTTATCTCCACAGGAGGTACACAAACCTTTATTGAATCACTGGGAATCCCATGCCAGGCAGTAGAAAATCTGACCGGTTACCCCTCTATTTTCGGTGGTCGTGTTAAAACTTTGCACCCAAAAGTTTTTGGTGGGATCCTCTATCGTCGTGACGAAGCCGGAGACCTCGATCAGGTTGCTCAATATGAGATTCCTACCATTGATTTGGTAATTGTGGATCTTTATCCTTTCTCTCAAACGGTTGCTTCAGGTGCTGCTGAACAAGATATTATTGAAAAAATAGATATTGGCGGTATTTCTCTTATTCGTGCTGCTGCCAAAAATTTCAACGACGTGATTATTGTTGCATCGCAGGCACAATATCAGCCGCTGTTGGACGTTATTACTGAAAACGGTGCTTCTACTACGCTGAAAGAACGTAAATTCTTCGCTAAAGAGGCTTTTGCAGTTTCTTCGGGTTACGATAGCGCAATTTTCAACTACTTCGATGGTAACGACGGAAGTTATTTCCGTGCTGCCGACGACAATGCAAAAGTATTGCGCTATGGTGAAAATCCTCACCAACAGGGCGTATTCTACGGCGATTTCGATGCAATGTTCGAACAGTTACAGGGTAAGGAAATTTCTTACAACAACCTTCTGGACATTGACGCTGCCGTTAATCTGATCAACGATTTTGACGAAGTAACTTTTGCCATCCTCAAACACAACAACGCTTGCGGTATTGCTTCGCGTCCTGCTGTGATTGATGCGTGGAAAGCTGCTCTCGAAAGTGATCCGGTTTCTGCTTTCGGTGGTGTTTTGGTTACCAATGCCGTAATCGATAAAGCAACAGCTGAAGAAATTACCAAGATTTTCTTCGAAGTGATCATTGCTCCCGATTACGATGTGGATGCACTCGAAATTCTTACACAAAAGAAAAACCGTATCATTCTCGTTCAGAAAGATGCCAAATTGCCGACCAAACAGTCGCGTACGGTATTGAACGGTATTTTGGTACAGGATAAAGATACTAAGATCGAAACTGAAGAAGACCTGAAGGTGGTAACGAAAAAAGCCCCGACAGCAGCCGAAGTGGAAGATCTTCTTTTTGCAAACAAAGTGGTAAAACACTCCAAGTCGAACTCTATCGTTCTTGCTAAAAACAAACAGTTGTGTGCAAGCGGCGTGGGGCAGACTTCACGTGTGGATGCCCTGAATCAGGCAGTGGAAAAAGCACAAAACTTCAAAATGGAGTTGCAGGGTGCTGTGATGGCATCGGATGCCTTCTTCCCTTTTCCTGATTGCGTACAGATTGCCAACGAAGCAGGTATCACAGCCGTAATTCATCCGGGTGGTTCTATCCGCGATAACGACTCTGTGGAAGCTTGTGATGCAAACGGTCAGTCGATGGTGATGACAGGTTTCCGTCACTTCAAACATTAA
- the mreC gene encoding rod shape-determining protein MreC has protein sequence MEQLLRFLMRYGVYFLFVFLEAISFVFIVNQNSFQRASFLSSSNYISASVYSAANSFVEYFGLSEANKQLSDENNQLKNKVVRLEAELAQLTDTTDRRPLVLADKEYQFIAAKVISNSVNKLKNTITLNKGRLDGIEPEMGVINNQGVVGVVSAVTDHYASVIPVLNSKSRISCKSKRSNDFGVLLWNGIDPDYVQVDEVPRHAVIHVRDTLVTSGFSSIFPEGIPVGYVTRCATPENKSYYSIEAKTAAIFRTLSYVKVVKFKYKEELREVQKEDEQ, from the coding sequence ATGGAACAACTGTTGCGATTTTTGATGCGCTATGGGGTATACTTCCTCTTTGTATTTCTGGAGGCAATCTCTTTTGTCTTCATTGTCAATCAAAACAGCTTTCAACGTGCCTCTTTTTTATCGTCGAGCAATTATATTTCGGCTTCGGTCTATTCGGCAGCCAACTCTTTCGTAGAGTATTTCGGACTGTCAGAAGCCAATAAACAGCTTTCGGACGAGAACAATCAGCTTAAAAATAAAGTTGTCAGACTCGAAGCCGAGTTGGCACAACTTACAGATACCACAGACAGACGGCCTTTGGTGTTGGCGGATAAAGAATATCAGTTTATTGCTGCTAAAGTAATCAGCAATAGTGTCAATAAGCTGAAAAACACTATTACGCTCAACAAAGGTCGTTTGGATGGTATTGAACCGGAAATGGGTGTGATCAACAATCAGGGTGTGGTTGGCGTGGTTAGCGCGGTGACCGACCATTATGCATCTGTAATACCGGTTCTTAACTCCAAATCACGCATTAGCTGTAAATCAAAACGGTCTAATGATTTTGGAGTCCTGCTCTGGAATGGCATCGATCCCGATTATGTACAAGTGGATGAGGTTCCCCGTCATGCTGTGATTCATGTGCGCGATACCTTGGTAACCAGCGGATTCTCATCTATTTTCCCCGAAGGTATTCCTGTCGGATATGTCACACGGTGTGCTACTCCAGAAAATAAGAGTTACTATTCGATTGAAGCTAAAACAGCCGCTATCTTCCGTACTCTTTCGTACGTGAAGGTGGTGAAATTCAAATATAAAGAAGAACTGCGTGAAGTGCAGAAGGAGGATGAGCAATGA
- the rodA gene encoding rod shape-determining protein RodA, whose translation MMERRIRLAQTIDWWIVALYLIMIIFGWFNVYGASYDYTQTTFWGFEYRSGKQLIWIACALVIAGSILLIDGKIYEQMANLFYWAMLLLLLVTIFIAPNIKGSHSWLVFGPISFQPAELAKLATALALGKFISKTGFSMGNRRDALGAIGLIMLPCMLIILQSETGSALVFFAFFLMLYREGLPGVFLMVAACMVVLFLIIVPLSDLPVYHNVGSLGFMLAFIFILLVVMGCVIAYESDGTTMLHILGGTAVLFAIAGLLNIWFDVQYQIFALIAVIGAAIYLLFLFLYRSKRSYIWVALFAIGSVGVSFSVDYFFDHILEPHQQTRIKVVLGMEKDPKGVGYNVNQSKIAIGSGGWVGKGFLNGTQTKLKYVPEQDTDFIYCTIGEEHGFVGAAGVLCLFGLLFYRIMRIAENQRDTFTRVYAYSIVSIMLFHVLINVGMVLGITPVIGIPLPFFSYGGSSLWSFTVMLFILLRLDMTQKVRFR comes from the coding sequence ATTATGGAACGCAGAATAAGATTAGCACAGACAATTGATTGGTGGATTGTTGCTCTTTACCTGATTATGATCATATTCGGGTGGTTCAACGTGTACGGTGCAAGTTATGACTACACCCAGACTACTTTTTGGGGTTTCGAATATCGCTCCGGAAAGCAGTTGATATGGATCGCCTGTGCGCTGGTCATAGCCGGTTCTATTCTGTTGATAGACGGAAAGATATACGAGCAGATGGCCAACCTGTTTTACTGGGCAATGCTCTTGCTACTGCTGGTTACCATATTTATAGCGCCGAATATCAAGGGGTCTCACTCCTGGTTGGTATTTGGCCCCATCAGTTTTCAGCCGGCCGAGCTGGCTAAGCTCGCAACAGCACTGGCGTTGGGGAAATTTATCAGCAAGACGGGCTTTTCGATGGGGAACCGGCGAGATGCGTTAGGGGCGATAGGGCTCATTATGTTGCCCTGTATGCTCATTATCCTTCAGTCGGAAACCGGATCGGCGCTGGTATTCTTTGCCTTTTTCCTGATGCTTTACCGCGAAGGTTTGCCCGGTGTTTTCCTGATGGTGGCAGCCTGTATGGTGGTCTTGTTTCTTATCATCGTTCCATTGAGTGATTTGCCCGTTTATCATAACGTGGGTTCACTTGGATTTATGCTGGCATTTATCTTTATACTGCTTGTGGTGATGGGTTGCGTAATTGCATACGAATCCGACGGAACTACCATGTTGCATATTCTTGGCGGTACAGCTGTTCTGTTTGCCATTGCCGGTTTGCTCAATATCTGGTTTGATGTACAGTACCAGATTTTTGCCCTGATCGCTGTGATTGGTGCTGCCATTTACCTGTTGTTCCTCTTTCTTTACCGGAGTAAACGTTCGTATATCTGGGTGGCGCTGTTTGCTATCGGATCGGTAGGCGTAAGTTTCTCCGTCGATTATTTCTTTGATCATATTCTTGAGCCTCACCAACAGACACGTATTAAAGTGGTGCTGGGTATGGAAAAAGACCCCAAAGGCGTTGGTTACAACGTGAATCAATCCAAAATCGCTATCGGTTCGGGCGGCTGGGTTGGAAAAGGCTTTTTGAACGGTACTCAGACCAAACTGAAATACGTTCCTGAACAGGATACCGACTTTATCTATTGCACTATTGGTGAAGAACACGGATTTGTGGGTGCTGCCGGAGTGTTATGTTTATTCGGACTGCTCTTTTACCGGATCATGCGGATAGCGGAGAATCAGCGCGACACATTTACCCGGGTTTATGCCTATTCTATAGTGAGTATAATGCTCTTCCACGTATTGATAAACGTGGGGATGGTGTTGGGGATAACGCCCGTAATCGGTATTCCGCTACCTTTCTTTAGTTACGGAGGCTCTTCACTCTGGTCATTTACCGTCATGCTGTTTATTTTGCTTCGTCTGGACATGACACAGAAAGTCCGCTTCAGATAA
- the pnuC gene encoding nicotinamide riboside transporter PnuC, whose amino-acid sequence MTEFLSINYTIAEFLGYKMSLVELLGTVTGILAVILATQSNIWSWPVGLVNFVLAFILYYQVSLYSDMFLQIYYVITGIYGWIYWYGMKTEEQTPITLLTIRGRIVHIILMIVGTIGIGYFMSHIHQIIPTVFPTPAAYPYPDSFVAVLSILANWMLAQRKIENWIVWIVIDIICTVMYWLKGIQFFSLEYLIFTLMAIYGLANWIKLYKTRHEEVKI is encoded by the coding sequence ATGACTGAATTTTTAAGTATTAATTATACAATTGCCGAATTTTTAGGATATAAAATGAGTCTGGTGGAACTCCTCGGCACAGTGACCGGTATCCTGGCCGTTATTCTCGCCACTCAGTCGAACATTTGGTCATGGCCGGTAGGACTCGTCAATTTCGTTTTGGCTTTTATCCTCTACTATCAGGTAAGCCTCTACAGTGATATGTTTCTCCAGATCTACTATGTCATCACCGGGATATACGGGTGGATATACTGGTACGGCATGAAAACAGAAGAGCAAACACCTATTACGCTTTTAACCATCAGGGGACGAATCGTGCATATTATACTGATGATTGTCGGCACCATTGGCATTGGCTATTTTATGAGCCATATTCATCAGATAATACCCACTGTATTCCCCACCCCGGCAGCATATCCATATCCCGATTCGTTTGTAGCCGTACTCAGCATTCTGGCTAACTGGATGCTGGCGCAACGCAAAATAGAAAACTGGATAGTTTGGATCGTTATCGATATAATTTGTACCGTCATGTATTGGCTGAAAGGTATCCAGTTCTTTTCGCTCGAATACCTAATTTTTACACTGATGGCCATCTATGGGTTGGCAAACTGGATAAAACTGTATAAAACCAGACATGAAGAGGTGAAAATTTGA
- a CDS encoding TM2 domain-containing protein — MDQQKLFMMLPGMQPDELIFIQTLTEDMTENQQQQFISLYAGRRKEQQTMLIMTLIGFLGVAGLQRFMLGEIGMGILYFLTGGLCCIGTIIDLINIREMTFRYNKNQAAEVATMIMSMKR; from the coding sequence ATGGATCAACAAAAATTATTTATGATGCTTCCCGGCATGCAGCCGGATGAACTGATTTTCATTCAGACTCTGACAGAAGACATGACAGAGAATCAGCAACAACAGTTTATTTCGTTATATGCAGGCCGTCGCAAAGAACAACAGACAATGTTGATTATGACTTTGATCGGTTTTCTGGGTGTGGCAGGGTTGCAGCGCTTTATGCTGGGTGAAATCGGTATGGGCATCCTTTACTTCCTTACCGGAGGATTGTGCTGTATCGGTACCATTATCGACCTGATCAATATTCGCGAAATGACTTTCCGTTACAACAAGAATCAGGCAGCCGAAGTCGCCACAATGATCATGTCGATGAAGCGATAG
- a CDS encoding DUF2752 domain-containing protein encodes MPHKFRQLVEPAIWLTALVLLFFMDTSKDSASFCLFKMVGFHSCPGCGIGHAMHDALHLNFARSFHEHLLGIPAVLIILYTTIKSLYTLKPHKSHGSTKIIYDASRHAAG; translated from the coding sequence ATGCCTCACAAATTCAGACAGCTTGTCGAACCAGCTATTTGGCTTACCGCTCTTGTTTTGCTATTCTTTATGGACACATCAAAGGATAGTGCTTCCTTTTGCCTTTTCAAAATGGTGGGCTTTCACTCCTGTCCCGGATGCGGCATCGGTCATGCCATGCACGACGCTTTGCACTTAAATTTTGCGCGTTCGTTTCACGAGCATCTGCTGGGCATTCCTGCCGTACTAATCATACTGTATACAACAATCAAGTCATTATACACACTTAAACCACACAAAAGCCATGGATCAACAAAAATTATTTATGATGCTTCCCGGCATGCAGCCGGATGA
- the mreD gene encoding rod shape-determining protein MreD codes for MSTNLVLKHTLRFIVLVLLQVLIFNNIRFLGYVNPLIYIWFVISFPTGVNRSLTLLVAFLMGMVIDIFSNTPGMYAFATVFVAFARKDLLQLFVPKDMYANYEPSVKVLGLPIFLKYVTCMVIVLHLLLFTLEAFSFQHYWLVLLKTAINSVVTILLVLSTQKFK; via the coding sequence ATGAGTACGAATCTTGTGTTGAAACATACTTTACGCTTTATCGTGCTTGTGCTGTTGCAGGTGCTGATTTTCAATAATATCCGTTTTCTTGGATATGTCAATCCGCTTATTTATATCTGGTTTGTCATCTCGTTTCCCACGGGCGTTAACCGTTCTCTGACTCTTTTGGTAGCTTTTCTGATGGGAATGGTGATTGATATTTTCTCCAATACTCCCGGAATGTACGCTTTTGCAACTGTTTTTGTGGCTTTTGCACGTAAAGATCTGCTGCAACTGTTTGTACCTAAAGATATGTATGCCAACTATGAGCCTTCGGTAAAAGTGCTGGGACTGCCTATCTTCCTGAAATATGTGACTTGTATGGTCATTGTGCTTCATTTGTTGTTATTTACGCTTGAAGCTTTTTCATTTCAACACTACTGGCTGGTACTTCTTAAAACAGCCATCAACTCAGTAGTCACCATCTTGCTGGTGCTGAGTACCCAAAAATTTAAGTAA
- a CDS encoding peptidoglycan D,D-transpeptidase FtsI family protein codes for MINDELQNRKYVIGGLIALIILIFIARLLFLQVFTESYKESAEGNAFLKRTIFPPRGLIYDRFGKLLVYNRPSYDVMVTMKEVTSLDTMDFCNTLGITKEDFVDRMNEIKDKKINHNYSPFTPQVFVNQLLADDYARLMEKLYRFPGFSIQQRTIRDYAYKSAAHALGSIGEVSRTTIEKDDYYKMGDYIGITGLEKSYEEELRGEKGVQIMLRDSRGRIKGRYANGAYDEEPIPGKTLRLGLDIELQMLGERLMNGKRGSIVAIEPSTGEILAAVSSPTYDPTLMVGRQRSAMFKELNANPNKPLLDRTVMARYPPGSTFKVANALVLQQNNIINGGTRYPCHRGYTVGHFHLACHAHASPLDLYGAIANSCNAYFCAGLRAMLDNDKYKNITEAFNIWRSDIMTFGFGKKLGVDLPHENGGNVPTTKAYDRVHGKGRWRSLNVVSISIGQGEVVATAMQIANLCANVANRGYWITPHMVKYIENQPIPEKFKEKHTTAIEKRYYDVCVRGMEMAILGGTAKGGQIPGIEVCGKTGTAQDPPRKDHSVFMGFAPKVHPKIAIMCIVENSGFGATYAVPISSLMIEFYLRRKISPQRQELLDRMASTVLIHNYGTQNKISTDN; via the coding sequence ATGATCAACGATGAGCTGCAAAACCGAAAATACGTTATCGGTGGCCTGATAGCGTTGATTATTCTGATCTTCATTGCGCGTCTGCTATTTCTTCAGGTGTTTACCGAATCGTATAAAGAGTCTGCCGAAGGGAATGCTTTCCTGAAACGGACTATCTTTCCTCCAAGAGGTCTGATTTATGACCGTTTTGGTAAACTTCTCGTTTACAACCGTCCTTCGTATGATGTGATGGTGACAATGAAGGAGGTGACTTCGCTCGATACGATGGATTTCTGTAATACATTGGGTATTACAAAAGAAGATTTCGTCGACCGTATGAATGAAATCAAAGACAAGAAGATCAACCACAACTATTCTCCTTTTACTCCTCAGGTATTTGTCAACCAGTTGCTGGCTGACGATTATGCCCGCCTGATGGAAAAATTATACCGTTTTCCGGGTTTCTCCATTCAGCAGCGAACTATCCGCGATTATGCCTACAAGTCAGCTGCTCATGCCCTCGGTTCCATCGGAGAGGTGTCGCGTACCACTATCGAGAAGGACGATTACTACAAAATGGGCGACTATATCGGTATTACCGGTTTGGAAAAGAGTTATGAAGAAGAACTCCGTGGTGAAAAAGGAGTACAGATAATGCTGAGAGATTCTCGCGGACGTATCAAAGGCCGTTATGCCAATGGTGCTTATGACGAAGAACCGATTCCGGGTAAAACACTCCGGCTCGGGCTTGATATTGAGCTGCAAATGCTGGGCGAACGTTTGATGAATGGCAAACGGGGTAGTATTGTTGCGATAGAACCCTCAACAGGTGAGATTCTGGCTGCTGTATCGTCGCCTACTTACGATCCAACATTGATGGTCGGCCGTCAGCGTTCTGCCATGTTCAAAGAATTGAATGCCAATCCCAATAAACCTTTGCTCGATCGTACGGTGATGGCGCGTTATCCGCCGGGATCGACTTTCAAGGTGGCAAATGCACTGGTGCTGCAACAAAACAATATTATAAACGGAGGAACACGATACCCGTGTCACCGTGGTTATACGGTAGGACACTTCCATCTGGCCTGTCACGCACACGCATCTCCGCTCGATCTTTACGGAGCTATTGCCAACTCGTGTAATGCCTATTTTTGTGCAGGCTTGAGGGCTATGCTCGATAACGATAAATACAAAAATATTACCGAAGCGTTCAATATTTGGCGTTCGGATATTATGACTTTCGGTTTCGGTAAGAAACTCGGAGTGGATTTGCCTCACGAAAATGGCGGAAATGTTCCTACTACCAAGGCATACGACCGTGTTCATGGGAAAGGACGCTGGCGCTCGCTCAACGTGGTTTCTATTTCTATTGGTCAGGGTGAGGTGGTGGCTACTGCCATGCAAATTGCTAACCTTTGTGCCAATGTTGCCAATCGCGGATATTGGATTACTCCGCACATGGTGAAGTATATAGAAAATCAACCGATTCCTGAAAAATTCAAAGAAAAACATACTACTGCCATCGAGAAAAGATACTATGATGTATGTGTGAGGGGTATGGAAATGGCTATTTTGGGTGGTACTGCCAAAGGTGGTCAGATACCGGGCATAGAGGTTTGTGGGAAAACAGGTACGGCACAGGATCCGCCCCGTAAGGACCACTCTGTATTTATGGGATTTGCCCCGAAAGTGCATCCGAAAATTGCTATTATGTGTATTGTCGAAAACAGTGGTTTCGGTGCAACATATGCAGTGCCCATCAGTAGTTTGATGATAGAGTTTTACCTGCGCAGGAAGATTTCTCCTCAGCGTCAGGAATTGCTGGATAGAATGGCAAGTACCGTTTTGATACATAATTATGGAACGCAGAATAAGATTAGCACAGACAATTGA
- a CDS encoding rod shape-determining protein, producing MGLFSLTQEIAIDLGTANTIIIHNDKIVVDQPSVVALDRRTDKLIAVGERARQMQGKVHEDIRTVRPLRDGVIADFYAAELMIRGMIKMLQTQKTFFTPSLKMVVCIPSGSTEVEIRAVRDSSEHAGGREVYMIYEPMAAAIGIGLDVEAPEGNMVVDIGGGTTEIAVISLGGIVTNKSIRIAGDDLTDDIVEYMGRQHNMKVGERTAEMIKMNVGAALTSLEDAPEDFVVRGPNRMTALPMEVPISYQEIAHALDKTISKIETAVLSALEQTPPELYADIVRNGIYLAGGGALLKGLDKRLANKMNIPFHIADDPLHAVARGTGVALKNVNRFSFLLR from the coding sequence ATGGGATTATTTTCATTGACACAAGAAATCGCTATTGACCTTGGAACGGCCAATACGATTATCATTCATAACGACAAGATCGTTGTGGACCAGCCTTCGGTGGTTGCCCTCGATCGTCGTACCGACAAGCTGATCGCTGTCGGCGAACGTGCCCGTCAGATGCAAGGGAAGGTTCATGAAGACATTCGTACCGTGCGTCCTTTGCGCGATGGTGTGATTGCCGACTTCTACGCTGCCGAGCTGATGATCCGCGGTATGATTAAAATGCTGCAAACACAGAAGACATTCTTCACTCCATCATTGAAAATGGTGGTTTGTATTCCTTCAGGCAGTACCGAAGTTGAAATTCGTGCTGTGCGCGACTCTTCTGAACACGCCGGTGGACGTGAAGTTTACATGATTTACGAACCTATGGCTGCTGCTATCGGTATCGGACTCGATGTTGAAGCTCCGGAAGGAAACATGGTTGTTGATATCGGTGGTGGTACAACCGAAATTGCCGTGATCTCTCTTGGCGGTATCGTTACCAACAAATCTATCCGTATTGCCGGTGACGATTTGACGGACGATATTGTAGAGTATATGGGTCGTCAGCATAACATGAAGGTGGGCGAACGTACTGCCGAAATGATTAAAATGAATGTAGGTGCAGCTTTGACATCGTTGGAAGATGCTCCGGAAGACTTTGTGGTACGCGGCCCGAACCGTATGACCGCGCTTCCGATGGAAGTACCTATTTCTTATCAGGAAATTGCTCACGCTCTCGATAAAACCATTTCGAAGATCGAAACGGCTGTGTTGAGTGCGCTTGAACAAACTCCTCCCGAATTGTATGCCGATATCGTTCGTAACGGTATCTACCTTGCGGGTGGTGGCGCCTTGCTGAAAGGTCTTGATAAGCGTTTGGCTAATAAAATGAATATTCCATTCCACATTGCCGACGATCCTCTCCATGCTGTTGCGCGTGGTACAGGCGTTGCGTTGAAGAATGTAAACCGTTTCTCGTTCTTGTTGCGATAA